The nucleotide sequence TTATAAGCCATCAGATTGTATTTGATTTTTACATTTGATGCACATTATTTAATTTTTCTATAGTGAACGCATATTATAGTATTATAAATATGCAAATGTTTACATTTACCAGTGAATCAATTCTAATACACAGCTTAAAAAGTAAAAGTGTGTAACACTGGTTTGTTTTTCTCAATAGAAAGGAATTTTCTGACCTTATGTCTAGCCCTAAGTTTCGCGATTTGTCAGCGGGTAGTAAGTCTTTAGTATTAATAGAGTTTGTTTGTTTTGCAAGCGCACTTTTACTGAGCTTGTACCTCAATAGTCAATTTCATTTTGTTGCACTTGATGTACAAAGTATAGCGATAAATATTTTATTTATTCATGCGATTGTTTTTGCATTGATGGTCCAATTAGCTTGCTTAGCTATGGGACTTTATAATTCCAAGTTAAGAGAAAACTTTCGTGGTGTGGTCAGAAGACTATTAGTCTCGGTAGCCATCGGATTTTTTATTGTCTCACTGCTTAATCCAATATACGGTTCTGGTTCATTAGCTATTGAATTACTAGCTATTGCTTCTTTAATTAGTTTAATTATCGCTTGTGGCGTTAGATACCTAACGCTACAAATTGACTTCTTTGGTTTTAATAAACGTAATGTACTTGTGTTAGGGGCGGGTCAGCGCGCTTCTATTATCGAAAAGCGTATGCGTCGAGATGTTGATCGCCAAGGCTTCTTTATGCATGGTTTTGTTATTATGAATGGTGATGCTGAAAACGGTATCGTCAATGAAAACAGAATCACCTTAGATAGCTCTCTGGTTAATTATGCTTTAGAACACCAAATTGATGAAATAGTCGTTGCTAACGACGAACGTCGAGAAAATTTACCGGTTGATGAGCTTTTCGCTTGTAAAATTAGAGGTGTTGAAGTCACTGAGATTCTTGACTTTATAGAGCGTGAAACAGGGCAAATAGCGGTAAACTTAATTTATCCAAGTTGGGTTATCTATTCGAACGGTTTTGCCTCAGCTAACCATCTTCGTAACACTTTAGATTGGGTGTTTAACGCCACAATGGGCTTCTTCCTGTTTCTTGTTACATGGCCTGTTATGTTGATCACGGCTTTATTAATCAAACTTGATGAAGGCATTAAAGCCCCTATTTTCTATTCGCAAGAACGTGTTGGATTAGACGGACAAGCGTTTGAAATAATCAAATTTAGAAGTATGCGCATTGACGCCGAGAAAAACGGTGCGCAAATGGCTTCTAAAGACGATGACAGAACAACGAAAATTGGTAAATTCATTCGTAAGTATCGTATTGATGAATTACCACAAATTTATAATGTAATGCGTGGTGATATGGGCTTTGTTGGACCGCGTCCTGAACGCCCTGAATTCGTTCAGCAGCTGATCAAGAACATTCCATACTACAATGAACGTCATAATGTTAAACCTGGTTTAACAGGTTGGGCACAACTTAAATACCCTTACGGTGCTACTGAAGAAGACTCTTTAGAAAAATTAAAATAC is from Colwellia sp. Arc7-635 and encodes:
- a CDS encoding TIGR03013 family XrtA/PEP-CTERM system glycosyltransferase; this encodes MSSPKFRDLSAGSKSLVLIEFVCFASALLLSLYLNSQFHFVALDVQSIAINILFIHAIVFALMVQLACLAMGLYNSKLRENFRGVVRRLLVSVAIGFFIVSLLNPIYGSGSLAIELLAIASLISLIIACGVRYLTLQIDFFGFNKRNVLVLGAGQRASIIEKRMRRDVDRQGFFMHGFVIMNGDAENGIVNENRITLDSSLVNYALEHQIDEIVVANDERRENLPVDELFACKIRGVEVTEILDFIERETGQIAVNLIYPSWVIYSNGFASANHLRNTLDWVFNATMGFFLFLVTWPVMLITALLIKLDEGIKAPIFYSQERVGLDGQAFEIIKFRSMRIDAEKNGAQMASKDDDRTTKIGKFIRKYRIDELPQIYNVMRGDMGFVGPRPERPEFVQQLIKNIPYYNERHNVKPGLTGWAQLKYPYGATEEDSLEKLKYDLYYIKHRSFLLDLLILIRTVEIVLFGKGR